The proteins below are encoded in one region of Holophagaceae bacterium:
- a CDS encoding HEPN domain-containing protein, with product MKPLSLEWVGKAEGDFATALREIRSRRDPNYDAACFHAQQCAEKYLKARPMEAGITPPRTHSLPTLLDLALPVEPLWELHREALAILSAYAVEVRYPGESADREMAKEAIALIKGFRSAGRMSLDLPLD from the coding sequence ATGAAGCCTCTTAGCCTTGAATGGGTGGGCAAGGCCGAGGGGGACTTCGCGACCGCCCTTCGCGAGATCAGAAGCCGTCGTGATCCGAATTACGATGCTGCCTGCTTCCATGCCCAGCAGTGCGCGGAGAAATACCTCAAGGCGCGGCCCATGGAGGCCGGCATAACGCCACCAAGAACCCATAGCCTTCCCACCTTGCTGGACCTTGCGTTACCCGTGGAGCCTCTTTGGGAACTGCACAGGGAAGCCTTGGCAATCCTCAGCGCCTATGCCGTGGAGGTCCGCTATCCTGGTGAATCTGCGGATCGGGAGATGGCGAAGGAAGCCATTGCCCTGATCAAGGGGTTCAGGTCCGCAGGGCGCATGTCTCTTGACCTCCCATTGGATTGA
- the era gene encoding GTPase Era yields the protein MAEKRSAMVALVGLPNAGKSTLLNALVGEKLAAVSQTPQTTRRRILGVVNRGPVQLVFLDTPGIHEPQHALNHRMMAQVEGALQDAELALWVVDADGFLGDGEMAIAKRLKAMRTALPVYLLLNKIDLLSKGRLLETVARYKDLMDFQEIVPISAKFVKNLDPLWGLLERDAKAAGWAFDEEIFTDQNERSMAAEFIREKVLRKTREEVPHVAAVEIERWIEEGEGYPEDMEPGGVFIAGLILVEKANHRKILLGKQGEMIKSIRQSAQRELKKLLQRPVRLELFIKVEEDWRDRPDQLDRLGL from the coding sequence GTGGCTGAAAAAAGAAGCGCCATGGTGGCTCTGGTGGGTCTGCCGAACGCCGGCAAGAGCACCTTGCTGAACGCCCTGGTGGGTGAAAAACTCGCCGCGGTGAGCCAGACCCCCCAGACCACGCGCAGGCGCATCCTGGGGGTCGTGAACCGCGGGCCGGTGCAGCTGGTGTTCCTGGACACGCCAGGCATCCATGAGCCCCAGCATGCCTTGAACCACCGCATGATGGCCCAGGTGGAGGGCGCGCTCCAGGACGCGGAACTGGCGCTGTGGGTGGTGGACGCCGATGGCTTCCTGGGGGATGGCGAAATGGCCATCGCCAAACGCCTGAAGGCCATGAGGACGGCGCTGCCGGTCTACCTGCTGCTCAACAAAATCGATCTGCTCAGCAAGGGCAGGCTCCTGGAGACCGTTGCCCGCTACAAGGACTTGATGGATTTCCAGGAGATCGTGCCCATCAGTGCCAAGTTCGTCAAGAACCTGGATCCGCTCTGGGGCCTGCTGGAGCGGGATGCCAAGGCTGCGGGATGGGCTTTTGATGAGGAGATCTTCACGGACCAGAACGAGCGGTCCATGGCGGCGGAATTCATCCGCGAAAAGGTGCTCCGCAAGACCCGCGAGGAAGTCCCCCATGTGGCGGCGGTGGAGATCGAGCGTTGGATCGAGGAGGGCGAAGGCTATCCCGAGGATATGGAGCCGGGCGGCGTCTTCATCGCCGGGCTGATCCTGGTGGAGAAGGCCAACCACCGGAAAATCCTGCTGGGCAAACAGGGGGAGATGATCAAGAGCATCCGCCAGAGCGCCCAGCGAGAACTGAAGAAATTGCTGCAGCGTCCCGTGCGCCTTGAATTGTTCATCAAGGTCGAGGAGGACTGGCGCGACCGTCCCGACCAATTGGACCGGCTAGGGCTGTAG
- a CDS encoding PIN domain-containing protein, with product MKPAPKPRYLLDINVLLDYMQQRHPWYPQAKALFQAERQEKVDLYIAANTIPTIFYLIRQKDSARKAIVKLEVLLQRVRVADVTARVIERAFRLGLDDLEDGIQAAAAQEAGIPVLVTRDSRHFGKIATLQILTPEIAAAALGYSRT from the coding sequence ATGAAACCAGCACCCAAACCCAGGTATCTGCTGGATATCAACGTGCTGTTGGATTACATGCAGCAACGCCACCCCTGGTATCCCCAAGCTAAAGCCCTGTTCCAGGCAGAACGCCAAGAGAAAGTGGATCTATATATCGCGGCAAACACCATCCCCACGATTTTCTATTTGATCCGCCAAAAAGACTCGGCACGAAAGGCCATCGTCAAACTTGAGGTCCTGCTTCAGCGCGTTCGAGTGGCGGACGTGACCGCACGGGTGATCGAGCGGGCTTTCCGTCTGGGGCTCGATGACCTTGAGGATGGAATCCAGGCCGCCGCTGCGCAAGAAGCCGGGATTCCTGTGCTTGTGACCAGGGACTCCAGACACTTTGGAAAGATTGCCACCCTCCAGATCCTCACTCCTGAAATAGCCGCCGCAGCCTTGGGTTATTCGAGAACCTGA
- a CDS encoding co-chaperone GroES, producing the protein MAITPLFDRVMLKRVDPAETVKGGIIIPDTAKEKPMEAIVVAVGEGKFDDNGKRVPMSVKAGQKVLIGKYTGTEVKLDGVDHVIVREDEILAILS; encoded by the coding sequence ATGGCCATCACCCCCCTGTTCGACCGCGTCATGCTCAAGCGCGTTGATCCTGCCGAGACCGTCAAGGGCGGCATCATCATCCCCGACACCGCCAAGGAAAAGCCCATGGAGGCCATCGTGGTGGCGGTGGGCGAAGGCAAGTTCGACGATAACGGAAAGCGCGTCCCCATGTCCGTCAAGGCCGGCCAGAAGGTCCTGATCGGCAAGTACACCGGCACCGAAGTGAAGCTCGACGGCGTGGACCACGTCATCGTCCGCGAGGACGAAATCCTGGCGATCCTGAGCTAA
- a CDS encoding radical SAM protein, which yields MSFLDLQGLDPRKRIASLFLTPLCDMGCRFCASGTDFSAMSFDEAASLICALRGRVDSVVLGGGEPFAWPNGLEKLACLACDLGLQVQVCTNGVDMPDGFERIDAITRYILPLEAMDPDLHDSLRIRPGGGHHAIVMGRIQALAKAGREITLSTVVTSKNIGELQAIAEWLAWQSLVGLKVHAWHLYRFLPVGRGGLPHGQELAVDREAYVRACAAVKAAGLSFRVLRRDDMTKASTVEFCWFEQGRLRLGSEFSREPVRV from the coding sequence ATGAGTTTTCTTGATCTCCAGGGACTGGATCCGCGCAAGCGCATCGCGTCGCTGTTCCTCACGCCGCTCTGCGACATGGGTTGCCGGTTCTGCGCGAGCGGAACGGATTTTTCAGCCATGTCCTTTGATGAGGCCGCGTCGCTGATCTGCGCGCTGCGGGGGCGCGTGGATAGCGTCGTGCTGGGCGGGGGAGAACCCTTCGCCTGGCCCAACGGCCTGGAGAAACTGGCCTGCCTGGCTTGCGACCTGGGCTTGCAGGTGCAGGTCTGCACCAACGGCGTGGACATGCCCGACGGCTTCGAGCGGATCGACGCCATCACTCGGTACATCCTGCCCCTGGAGGCCATGGATCCGGATCTGCACGACAGCCTCCGGATCCGCCCAGGAGGCGGGCATCATGCCATCGTGATGGGCCGGATCCAGGCGCTGGCCAAGGCGGGCCGCGAGATCACCCTATCCACGGTGGTCACGTCGAAAAATATCGGCGAGCTGCAGGCCATCGCCGAGTGGCTGGCTTGGCAGTCCCTGGTGGGCCTGAAAGTCCATGCCTGGCATTTGTACCGCTTCCTGCCGGTGGGCCGCGGAGGCCTTCCCCATGGCCAGGAACTGGCCGTGGATCGCGAAGCGTACGTGCGGGCCTGCGCCGCCGTGAAAGCGGCCGGGTTGTCCTTCCGGGTCCTGCGCCGGGACGACATGACCAAGGCCAGCACCGTGGAATTCTGCTGGTTCGAACAGGGGCGGCTGCGCCTGGGCAGCGAATTCTCTCGGGAGCCTGTCCGAGTGTAG
- a CDS encoding HAMP domain-containing histidine kinase — protein sequence MLTPSRRILHAKPRLTAALDRWLRPMQQKGALTLLFLSILATTSLLYTLPIVWVSSRISQDILEWQDARMPLMQAIGQNWSVLPNIPDFQTGDEPHVRAALKEHPLLLAAVSRRDGAVWVRHGDRFIASRDPALTARWRAWVKQAETEGRFQWVPPKEMNPDFPRAAGLVLLGDRFGMVKVWHIGSPEVEHHLRNLQSKGPRLQVGLRRAEPKEQFEDAAAPWTAPPNLQAGFRRGEHSPSEILLTGDAMGDGWEMVGRPLPEDEAIMTADIRFHQKVAWSAYALVAGGLSFGLYLRYRARRQERLDSDQIASLAHSLKTPLAVLKLRCDSLRMGNLPPERTQAEFLHIGEEVDQLVVLIENGLKSLRIHPGQSQRKPVPDGFYEETVSELRSLFEQESRDLILEIQPVPHHAHLSSLRAALATLLENALVYGGGITRITGTKAGPTFELSVSDRGPGVSPQQLEQLGKPFMRFRRNGAEGFSHEGQGLGLSLLFQVAQREGWGLVFLSRQGEGFEARIELPQ from the coding sequence ATGCTCACCCCTTCCCGACGCATCCTGCACGCGAAGCCCCGCCTCACCGCGGCGCTGGACCGCTGGCTCCGCCCCATGCAGCAGAAGGGCGCGCTGACGCTGCTCTTCCTTTCGATCCTCGCCACCACGAGCCTGCTCTACACCCTGCCCATCGTCTGGGTGAGCAGCCGGATCTCCCAGGACATCCTGGAATGGCAGGACGCCCGGATGCCGCTGATGCAGGCCATCGGGCAGAACTGGTCCGTCCTGCCGAACATCCCCGACTTCCAGACCGGCGATGAGCCGCATGTGCGGGCCGCGCTGAAGGAGCATCCCCTGCTCCTGGCGGCGGTTTCCCGCCGGGACGGGGCCGTGTGGGTCCGCCATGGGGACCGCTTCATCGCTTCCCGCGATCCCGCCCTGACCGCCCGTTGGCGGGCCTGGGTGAAGCAGGCCGAAACGGAAGGACGGTTCCAGTGGGTCCCGCCCAAAGAGATGAATCCTGATTTCCCGAGGGCCGCGGGGCTGGTCCTGCTCGGCGACCGCTTCGGAATGGTGAAGGTGTGGCATATCGGCAGTCCCGAAGTGGAGCACCACCTGCGCAATTTGCAGTCGAAGGGGCCCCGCCTGCAGGTGGGCTTGCGCAGGGCCGAGCCGAAGGAGCAATTCGAGGATGCCGCGGCCCCCTGGACGGCGCCACCCAACCTGCAGGCGGGTTTCCGCCGCGGAGAGCATTCCCCGTCGGAAATCCTGCTCACGGGCGATGCCATGGGAGACGGCTGGGAAATGGTCGGGAGGCCGCTCCCGGAGGACGAGGCGATCATGACCGCGGACATCCGGTTCCACCAGAAAGTCGCCTGGTCCGCCTACGCTCTGGTGGCCGGCGGACTTTCCTTCGGGCTCTACCTGCGCTACCGGGCCCGGCGGCAGGAACGCCTGGATTCGGACCAGATCGCCTCCCTGGCCCATAGCCTGAAGACACCCCTCGCGGTGCTCAAGCTGCGCTGCGACAGCCTCCGGATGGGCAACCTGCCCCCGGAACGGACCCAGGCCGAGTTCCTCCACATCGGGGAAGAGGTCGACCAGCTCGTGGTGCTCATCGAGAACGGCCTGAAGAGCCTGCGGATCCATCCAGGCCAATCCCAGCGCAAACCTGTGCCCGATGGCTTCTACGAGGAGACGGTGAGTGAGCTGAGATCCCTGTTCGAGCAGGAATCGAGGGATCTGATCCTTGAGATCCAACCGGTTCCGCACCATGCGCACCTGTCATCCCTGCGGGCGGCCCTGGCGACCCTGCTGGAGAATGCCCTGGTCTACGGAGGCGGCATCACGCGGATCACCGGGACGAAGGCGGGTCCCACCTTCGAGCTCTCGGTCTCGGACCGGGGACCGGGGGTGAGCCCTCAGCAATTGGAGCAACTGGGGAAACCCTTCATGCGCTTCCGGCGGAACGGCGCGGAGGGCTTCTCCCACGAAGGCCAGGGGCTCGGCCTGAGCCTGCTTTTCCAGGTCGCCCAGCGGGAAGGCTGGGGCCTCGTCTTCCTGAGCAGGCAGGGCGAAGGTTTCGAGGCGAGAATCGAACTGCCCCAATGA
- a CDS encoding YggS family pyridoxal phosphate-dependent enzyme — MSGMDERFRALRGRIEQACGRCGRDPSDVELLPVSKHQSADAIREAAALGFQSFGENYVQEGVAKHIELPGLSFHLIGPLQRNKAKLALLNFQEILTVDRVDLSHRLARLAEELQTMRSVWIQVDLWDESTKAGGCPESELPAILSDLAAGSLLRLRGFMAIPPPGRTAAFSEMARLRDLWQQKTGLRLRLSMGMSDDLEAAIEAGTDQIRIGTALFGERLLPI; from the coding sequence GTGAGTGGGATGGACGAGCGGTTCAGGGCCCTGCGGGGCCGCATCGAGCAGGCCTGCGGACGCTGTGGCCGGGACCCGTCCGATGTGGAGCTTCTACCGGTTTCCAAACACCAGTCCGCGGACGCCATCCGGGAAGCGGCGGCGCTGGGATTCCAATCCTTCGGCGAAAACTACGTCCAGGAAGGCGTGGCGAAGCACATTGAATTGCCGGGGCTTTCGTTCCATCTCATCGGTCCTCTGCAGCGGAACAAGGCCAAGCTGGCTTTGCTGAATTTCCAGGAGATCCTCACCGTGGACCGGGTGGACCTCAGCCACCGCCTGGCCCGCCTGGCCGAAGAACTGCAGACCATGCGAAGCGTCTGGATCCAGGTGGATCTTTGGGATGAATCCACCAAGGCGGGCGGCTGCCCGGAATCCGAACTCCCGGCCATCCTCTCGGACCTGGCAGCAGGTTCCCTGCTCAGGCTTCGTGGCTTCATGGCCATCCCGCCACCGGGTCGAACAGCCGCGTTCTCCGAGATGGCCCGGTTGCGCGATCTCTGGCAGCAGAAAACAGGGCTGCGTTTGCGCCTGAGCATGGGCATGAGCGACGATCTCGAAGCGGCCATCGAGGCAGGCACCGACCAGATCCGCATCGGCACCGCGCTGTTCGGCGAGCGGCTCTTGCCCATCTGA
- a CDS encoding nucleotidyltransferase domain-containing protein, whose protein sequence is MITSAAIQSFCDQLARLYHPDRIVLFGSYAGGQAREDSDVDLLIVMTHAGRAARLAGEMVSRLKPSFSVDLLVRDPSALEARVKLGDPFILDILANGKVLHEAS, encoded by the coding sequence ATGATTACATCCGCTGCCATCCAATCCTTTTGTGATCAATTGGCAAGGCTCTATCACCCCGACCGCATCGTGCTTTTTGGTTCTTATGCGGGGGGCCAGGCGCGGGAGGATTCGGATGTGGATCTGCTCATCGTGATGACCCACGCAGGCCGCGCGGCTCGTTTGGCTGGCGAAATGGTATCCCGGTTGAAACCGAGCTTTTCGGTAGACCTGCTGGTCCGGGATCCGAGTGCGCTTGAAGCGAGAGTCAAGCTTGGAGACCCCTTCATCCTGGACATCCTGGCAAATGGGAAAGTTCTGCATGAAGCCTCTTAG
- a CDS encoding class I SAM-dependent methyltransferase, producing MNEPAPKENWVRAYREAPEIFDAFSRAEDPGGLVARRLRSLAPMANRRVLELGCGTGRYLRELAPCAQLYLGVEPSLNMLALARPAAFGIPGRPLLLRGRGESLPFKTGTFGMVFAAWVLVNLREEVRARVLKEASRILDPAGAGTWILENHWDSQFQRYRGRGAEDEARLCRLMDQDGFHLVETVDTELRFPSPSEAERVLGYLCGDTMLEHLRRAPAAVLEHRIAILHRPVDAGS from the coding sequence ATGAACGAGCCTGCGCCGAAGGAGAACTGGGTCCGGGCCTACCGCGAGGCGCCGGAGATCTTCGATGCCTTTTCCCGGGCCGAGGACCCCGGCGGCCTGGTGGCGCGCCGCCTGCGCTCCCTGGCGCCCATGGCCAACCGCAGGGTGCTGGAATTGGGCTGCGGCACGGGCCGCTACCTGCGCGAATTGGCTCCGTGCGCCCAGCTTTACCTGGGCGTGGAGCCGAGCCTGAACATGCTGGCCCTGGCCCGGCCCGCTGCCTTCGGCATCCCTGGACGGCCCTTATTGTTGCGTGGCCGCGGCGAGTCCCTTCCCTTCAAGACCGGAACCTTCGGGATGGTGTTCGCCGCGTGGGTGCTGGTGAACCTTCGCGAGGAGGTCCGGGCCCGCGTCTTGAAGGAGGCCTCGCGCATCCTGGACCCCGCGGGGGCCGGAACCTGGATCCTGGAAAACCACTGGGACAGCCAGTTCCAGCGCTACCGGGGAAGAGGCGCCGAAGACGAGGCCCGCCTGTGCCGGCTCATGGACCAGGATGGCTTCCACCTGGTGGAAACGGTCGATACGGAATTGCGCTTCCCGTCCCCATCCGAAGCGGAACGGGTCCTGGGCTATCTCTGCGGCGACACCATGCTGGAGCACCTCCGCCGCGCGCCCGCAGCGGTCCTGGAGCACCGCATCGCCATCCTGCACCGGCCGGTGGATGCGGGTTCATAG
- the groL gene encoding chaperonin GroEL (60 kDa chaperone family; promotes refolding of misfolded polypeptides especially under stressful conditions; forms two stacked rings of heptamers to form a barrel-shaped 14mer; ends can be capped by GroES; misfolded proteins enter the barrel where they are refolded when GroES binds): protein MAKSIIYGEDARQAILRGVNKLADAVQVTLGPKGRNVLIDKKFGSPLMTKDGVTVAKEIELKDKHENMGAQLVREVASKTSDVAGDGTTTATVLARAIYREGIKAVVSGANTMDIKKGIDLAVDTVVKAIDDIKKPVEGNAIAQVGTISANGDEEIGKIIAEAMSKVGKDGVITVEEAKGRDTELTVVEGMQFDRGYLSPYFVTNPDQMKVELENPYILAYEKKISNMRDLLPLLEQVVNSRRPLLIIAEDIDGEALATLVVNKIRGTINVAAVKAPGFGDRRKAMLEDIAILTGGKAISEDLGLKLENLTLADLGTAKKVTIDKETTTLVEGAGTTEAIQGRVKQIRSQVDISTSDYDKEKLQERLAKLVGGVAVIKVGAASETEMKEKKARVEDAMHATKAAVEDGIVAGGGVALLRAIAKLDALKVTGDQATGIAIVRKALEEPTRQIANNAGVEGSVVVNTVREGKGNFGFNAATGEFGDMVAFGVVDPAKVTKSALRNAASVAAMMLTTEAIISEIPEPKPAPMGGPGGGMGGMEDMY from the coding sequence ATGGCTAAATCCATCATCTACGGTGAAGACGCGCGCCAGGCGATTCTGCGCGGCGTGAACAAGCTGGCCGACGCGGTCCAGGTCACCCTCGGACCCAAAGGACGCAATGTCCTGATCGACAAGAAATTCGGCAGCCCGCTCATGACCAAGGACGGCGTCACCGTCGCCAAGGAGATCGAGCTCAAGGACAAGCACGAGAACATGGGCGCCCAGCTCGTGCGTGAAGTCGCCTCCAAGACTTCCGATGTGGCCGGCGACGGCACCACCACCGCCACCGTGCTGGCCCGCGCCATCTACCGCGAGGGCATCAAGGCCGTCGTGAGCGGCGCCAACACCATGGACATCAAGAAGGGCATCGACCTGGCTGTGGATACCGTCGTGAAAGCCATCGACGATATCAAGAAGCCCGTCGAAGGCAATGCCATCGCCCAGGTCGGCACCATCTCCGCCAACGGCGACGAAGAGATCGGCAAGATCATCGCCGAGGCCATGAGCAAGGTCGGCAAGGACGGCGTCATCACTGTGGAAGAGGCCAAGGGCCGTGACACGGAGCTGACCGTCGTGGAAGGCATGCAGTTTGACCGCGGCTACCTGAGCCCCTACTTCGTCACCAATCCCGACCAGATGAAGGTCGAGCTGGAAAACCCTTACATCCTGGCCTACGAGAAGAAGATCTCGAACATGCGCGACCTCCTGCCCCTGCTGGAGCAGGTCGTCAACAGCCGCCGCCCGCTGCTCATCATCGCCGAGGACATCGACGGCGAGGCCCTGGCCACGCTGGTCGTGAACAAGATCCGCGGCACCATCAACGTGGCCGCCGTCAAGGCGCCAGGCTTCGGCGACCGCCGCAAGGCCATGCTGGAAGACATCGCCATCCTCACCGGCGGCAAGGCCATCAGCGAGGATCTGGGCCTCAAGCTCGAGAACCTGACCCTGGCCGATCTCGGCACCGCGAAGAAGGTCACCATCGATAAAGAAACCACCACCTTGGTCGAGGGCGCCGGCACCACCGAGGCCATCCAGGGCCGCGTGAAGCAGATCCGTTCGCAGGTGGACATCTCCACCTCCGACTACGACAAGGAAAAGCTCCAGGAACGCCTCGCCAAGCTCGTCGGCGGTGTTGCCGTCATCAAGGTGGGCGCGGCTTCCGAGACCGAGATGAAGGAAAAGAAGGCCCGCGTCGAAGACGCCATGCACGCCACCAAGGCGGCCGTTGAAGACGGCATCGTCGCCGGCGGCGGCGTGGCCCTGCTGCGCGCCATCGCGAAGCTTGACGCGCTGAAAGTGACGGGCGACCAGGCCACGGGCATCGCCATCGTCCGCAAGGCGCTGGAAGAACCCACCCGCCAGATCGCCAACAATGCCGGCGTCGAGGGTTCCGTCGTCGTGAACACGGTCCGCGAAGGCAAGGGCAACTTCGGCTTCAACGCCGCCACCGGCGAGTTCGGCGACATGGTGGCCTTCGGTGTGGTCGATCCCGCCAAGGTGACCAAGAGCGCCCTGCGCAACGCCGCCTCCGTGGCCGCGATGATGCTCACCACCGAAGCCATCATCAGCGAGATCCCCGAGCCGAAGCCAGCCCCCATGGGCGGCCCCGGCGGCGGCATGGGCGGCATGGAAGACATGTACTGA
- a CDS encoding TIGR00282 family metallophosphoesterase: MRILILGDVVGEPGRRLMEAHLPELRRECAVDFVVVNGENAAHGNGITERIAKDWFENLGVDVISTGNHAFDVKDIGPYFAKEPRLLRPVNYPPGTPGLGHVKLHTKSGEEVLVMCLMGRIHMPTCDDPFRAADSILMKERADVVLVDMHAEATSEAQAMGWYLEGRVSAVAGSHTHVPTLDAKVLPGGTAYVTDIGMTGPYDSVIGMKKETSLARFLTPLRPRFEVAEGDLQLHAVLIETKGKKAISIERIIRKL; the protein is encoded by the coding sequence ATGCGAATTCTCATACTGGGCGATGTGGTGGGTGAACCAGGGCGGCGGCTGATGGAGGCGCATCTGCCTGAGCTGCGGCGGGAATGCGCGGTGGATTTCGTGGTGGTGAACGGCGAGAACGCCGCCCACGGCAACGGCATCACCGAGCGCATCGCCAAGGACTGGTTCGAGAATCTGGGCGTGGATGTCATCAGCACGGGCAACCACGCTTTCGATGTGAAGGACATCGGCCCCTATTTCGCGAAGGAACCGCGGCTGTTGCGGCCCGTCAACTACCCGCCGGGCACACCGGGCCTGGGCCACGTGAAATTGCACACCAAGAGCGGCGAGGAAGTGCTGGTGATGTGCCTCATGGGCCGCATCCACATGCCCACTTGCGACGATCCCTTCCGAGCGGCGGATTCCATCCTCATGAAGGAAAGGGCGGACGTGGTGCTGGTGGACATGCACGCCGAGGCCACCAGCGAGGCCCAGGCCATGGGCTGGTACCTGGAAGGCCGCGTCAGCGCCGTGGCGGGCAGCCATACCCATGTGCCCACGCTCGATGCCAAAGTGCTGCCCGGCGGCACCGCCTACGTGACGGACATCGGCATGACCGGCCCCTACGACAGCGTCATCGGCATGAAGAAGGAAACCAGCCTGGCCCGCTTCCTCACGCCCCTGCGGCCCCGCTTCGAGGTGGCTGAAGGCGATCTGCAGCTCCACGCGGTGCTCATCGAAACGAAAGGGAAAAAGGCCATTTCCATCGAGCGCATCATAAGAAAACTGTGA